The Polycladomyces zharkentensis genome includes a window with the following:
- the coaBC gene encoding bifunctional phosphopantothenoylcysteine decarboxylase/phosphopantothenate--cysteine ligase CoaBC gives MMKGKRIVVGITGGIAAYKAAALVSALTKLEADVRVIMTESATRFITPLTLQTLSRHHVAVDTFDEQDPAVVSHIDLADHADLFVIAPATANLLGKLAHGLGDDMLTTTLLATQAPVLIAPAMNVHMYENPIVQENIAKLKRLGYHFIDPGEGQLACGYVGRGRMAEPEEIVERIRQLLAEPVTDLPGKRVIVTAGPTREPMDPVRFFTNRSSGKMGYALAEAARDAGAEVVLISGPVSLETPNGVRRVDVGTAEEMLDAVLRELPRADVVIKAAAVADYRPAHVADRKMKKHGEEMVVRLERTPDIAEEVGRRKQPHQLLVGFAAETDHVETYAQDKLKRKNMDLIVANDVTQPGAGFEGDTNIVVVYDRDGEVLRLPKLSKREVARRLIGLIGERLHVR, from the coding sequence ATCATGAAGGGGAAACGCATCGTGGTCGGCATCACCGGGGGGATTGCCGCTTACAAGGCTGCTGCGCTGGTCAGCGCACTGACGAAACTGGAGGCCGATGTTCGCGTGATCATGACGGAATCGGCCACCCGTTTCATTACCCCGCTCACACTGCAAACGCTCTCACGGCATCATGTGGCGGTGGATACCTTTGACGAGCAAGATCCGGCAGTGGTTTCCCATATTGACCTGGCCGATCATGCCGATCTTTTTGTCATCGCCCCCGCTACGGCCAATCTTCTGGGGAAACTGGCACACGGCCTGGGAGACGACATGCTGACGACGACCTTATTGGCCACCCAAGCACCGGTGTTGATTGCTCCGGCCATGAACGTGCATATGTACGAAAATCCAATAGTACAGGAAAATATCGCCAAATTGAAACGGCTGGGATATCATTTCATCGATCCGGGTGAAGGTCAGTTGGCGTGCGGTTATGTCGGCCGTGGGCGTATGGCGGAACCGGAAGAGATTGTCGAACGAATCCGGCAACTCTTGGCGGAACCGGTAACGGATCTCCCCGGCAAACGCGTGATCGTCACGGCTGGTCCCACCAGGGAGCCGATGGACCCTGTACGGTTTTTTACCAATCGTTCCTCCGGCAAAATGGGATACGCACTGGCAGAAGCCGCACGGGATGCAGGAGCGGAAGTCGTTTTGATCAGCGGACCCGTTTCCCTGGAAACGCCGAACGGTGTTCGGCGGGTGGATGTGGGTACGGCAGAGGAGATGCTGGATGCCGTCCTGCGCGAGTTGCCCCGGGCGGACGTGGTGATCAAGGCCGCGGCGGTGGCCGACTACCGGCCGGCACATGTGGCTGACCGCAAGATGAAAAAGCACGGGGAGGAAATGGTTGTCCGACTGGAGCGTACTCCCGACATCGCCGAAGAGGTGGGGCGACGCAAACAACCTCATCAGTTGTTGGTCGGATTTGCTGCGGAAACGGATCATGTGGAGACGTACGCACAAGACAAACTGAAGCGAAAGAATATGGACCTCATCGTCGCCAACGACGTCACACAGCCCGGTGCCGGGTTCGAGGGTGATACCAACATTGTTGTTGTCTACGACAGAGACGGGGAAGTACTCCGTTTGCCGAAGCTG